A window of Pseudodesulfovibrio hydrargyri contains these coding sequences:
- a CDS encoding efflux RND transporter permease subunit has product MHKDSPTQALIRFSLGQKVFVNLMFVLLMVVGVFCVFELPVERYPDVRMGKVVISAFLPGASPDEVETLVTRKIEDALEDLENVEFIRSRSFRQRCSIMVKFLDDTDYDKLYDELRFKVLSIQNDLPDDMDPPEFTVIRVSEWLPVLSVNLLGDRSNRALSLMADELKIPLQSIPGVKEVQINGEYTREFHVALDPVKMMRFGVTFDQVGQALQGANVSVPAGDFISDSGEYVIVVDEKFRSRDEVARTIVRRDLDGSFVTVGDVLSSAGMDYRDPFVVSSVNGKDAVSVKVLKSPEGNSLDIGAAVEKVVADFKPVLDKEGVQAVVTQDQRINIRENINTLGSNLLVGIVLVCGCIWLVMGFRNAMLTTMGVPFSFLVTMIIMWLTDNSINEITLFSFVLVSGIIVDDAIVVVENIYRHVQEGKTLREAVVDGASEVFLPVVAATSTTVAAFMPMLIMTGSTGEFFALVPKAVSFAIIASLIECLAILPLHFLDWPGADRLGRQAAEHLQARDPRFMNWLKRATDAVLRRTLRHRWKTLGLVAVAFFMALFMLGVSVTGVMPLLRIKFFPDEYTLYYVSMEGPVGTDVYTASERAKEVSRALLALGPGTTKACSGLGGMDINEDYENIFGPNRAIVIVELPRQGEQDFVDNPENDPQLLLDVIREKLEPFASNGWKLRVWPEQGGPPAGKDVNIRVLGPDQDAVTALKDNVFNWIRANKKLSPYLLDLATDTGTDNRVFRFIPIPSLVAEYGLTPAQVVSLAGGILDGRFVGKFRAADEDIDLRMKIDKRFLSTPEDALDIPILQNDTGPVRVGDLAEVRTYREPGQLNRFQGQRAVTLTANIREGAPVSAPSVVHDVRAHYRSIQGGYPGATLSFAGEYESTGRSFTSLMYAFCIALLVMYTILACQFQSYVQPAIILSAVAFALIGVVFGTFLTRSLFTINSFIATVGVAGVVVNDSLVLLDFINRLYAKGYERADAIREAVRVRLRPILLTTLTTTLGLLPMALGIPYYSVVWGTMATTFVTGLCVATAMTLLVMPILWDLVARRRERKDRKRSVRQGFDGQKAQADEI; this is encoded by the coding sequence ATGCACAAGGATTCGCCCACCCAGGCCCTGATCCGGTTCTCACTGGGCCAGAAGGTCTTCGTCAACCTCATGTTCGTCCTGCTCATGGTGGTGGGCGTGTTTTGCGTCTTCGAGCTGCCCGTGGAGCGCTATCCGGATGTGCGCATGGGCAAGGTGGTCATCTCCGCCTTCCTGCCCGGGGCCAGCCCGGACGAGGTGGAGACCCTGGTCACGCGCAAGATCGAGGACGCGCTCGAGGATCTGGAAAACGTGGAGTTCATCCGCTCCCGCTCTTTCCGCCAGCGCTGCTCCATCATGGTCAAGTTCCTGGACGACACCGATTACGACAAGTTGTATGACGAACTGCGTTTCAAGGTGTTGTCCATCCAGAATGACCTGCCCGACGATATGGACCCGCCGGAGTTCACGGTCATCCGCGTGTCCGAGTGGCTGCCGGTCCTGTCCGTGAACCTGCTCGGGGACCGCTCCAACCGCGCCCTGAGCCTTATGGCCGACGAGCTCAAGATTCCCCTGCAGTCCATCCCCGGGGTCAAGGAGGTCCAGATCAACGGGGAGTATACCCGGGAGTTCCACGTGGCCCTGGACCCGGTCAAGATGATGCGCTTCGGGGTCACCTTCGATCAGGTGGGCCAGGCGTTGCAGGGGGCCAACGTGTCGGTCCCGGCGGGCGATTTCATCAGCGATTCCGGCGAGTACGTAATTGTGGTCGACGAGAAGTTCCGGTCCCGCGACGAGGTCGCCCGGACCATCGTGCGGCGCGACCTGGACGGCTCCTTCGTGACCGTGGGCGACGTTTTGAGCTCGGCGGGCATGGACTACCGCGACCCGTTCGTGGTCTCGTCGGTCAACGGCAAGGACGCCGTGTCGGTCAAGGTCCTCAAGTCGCCCGAGGGCAACTCCCTGGACATCGGGGCCGCCGTGGAAAAGGTGGTCGCCGACTTCAAACCCGTGCTCGACAAGGAGGGCGTCCAGGCGGTGGTCACCCAGGACCAGCGCATCAACATCCGCGAAAACATCAACACGCTCGGCTCCAACCTGCTGGTGGGCATCGTCCTGGTCTGCGGCTGCATCTGGCTGGTCATGGGGTTCCGCAACGCCATGCTGACCACCATGGGCGTGCCTTTCTCCTTCCTGGTGACCATGATCATCATGTGGCTGACCGACAACTCCATCAACGAGATCACCCTCTTCTCCTTCGTCCTGGTCAGCGGCATCATCGTGGACGACGCCATCGTGGTGGTCGAGAACATCTACCGCCACGTCCAGGAGGGCAAGACCCTGCGCGAGGCCGTGGTGGACGGGGCCAGCGAGGTCTTTCTGCCCGTGGTGGCGGCCACCTCCACCACCGTGGCCGCGTTCATGCCCATGCTGATCATGACCGGGTCCACGGGCGAGTTCTTCGCCCTGGTGCCCAAGGCCGTTTCCTTTGCCATCATCGCCTCCCTGATCGAGTGCCTGGCCATCCTGCCTCTGCACTTCCTGGACTGGCCCGGCGCGGACAGGCTCGGCAGGCAGGCCGCCGAGCACCTCCAGGCCCGGGACCCGCGCTTCATGAACTGGCTGAAACGGGCGACCGACGCGGTCCTGCGCAGGACCCTGCGCCACCGCTGGAAGACCCTGGGACTGGTGGCCGTGGCCTTCTTCATGGCCCTGTTCATGCTCGGGGTCTCGGTCACCGGGGTCATGCCCCTGCTGCGCATCAAGTTCTTTCCGGACGAATACACCCTCTACTACGTGTCCATGGAAGGCCCGGTGGGCACGGACGTGTACACGGCGTCGGAACGGGCCAAGGAGGTCTCCAGGGCCCTGCTGGCGCTGGGGCCCGGGACCACCAAGGCGTGTTCCGGCCTGGGCGGCATGGACATCAACGAGGACTACGAGAATATCTTCGGCCCCAATCGGGCCATCGTCATCGTGGAGCTGCCCCGCCAGGGTGAGCAGGACTTTGTGGACAATCCGGAAAACGACCCTCAGCTCCTTCTGGACGTCATCCGGGAGAAACTCGAGCCCTTTGCCTCAAACGGCTGGAAACTGCGCGTCTGGCCCGAACAGGGCGGCCCTCCGGCGGGCAAGGACGTGAACATCCGCGTGCTCGGCCCGGACCAGGACGCGGTCACGGCGCTGAAGGACAACGTCTTCAACTGGATACGGGCCAACAAGAAGCTCTCGCCGTACCTCTTGGACCTGGCCACGGACACGGGCACGGACAACCGCGTCTTCCGGTTCATCCCCATCCCGAGCCTGGTGGCCGAGTACGGCCTGACCCCGGCCCAGGTGGTCTCCCTGGCTGGCGGCATCCTGGACGGCCGGTTCGTGGGCAAGTTCCGGGCGGCGGACGAGGACATCGACCTGCGCATGAAGATCGACAAGCGGTTCCTGTCCACCCCGGAGGACGCCCTGGACATCCCGATCCTGCAGAACGACACCGGCCCGGTGCGCGTGGGCGACCTGGCCGAGGTGCGCACCTACCGGGAGCCCGGCCAGCTTAACCGTTTCCAGGGACAGCGGGCAGTGACCCTGACCGCCAACATCCGCGAGGGCGCGCCGGTCAGCGCGCCGAGCGTGGTCCACGACGTCCGGGCCCATTACCGATCCATCCAGGGGGGCTACCCCGGCGCGACGCTCAGCTTTGCGGGCGAGTACGAATCCACGGGAAGGTCCTTCACCTCGCTCATGTACGCCTTCTGCATCGCCCTGCTGGTCATGTACACCATCCTGGCTTGCCAGTTCCAATCCTACGTCCAGCCCGCCATCATCCTGTCCGCCGTGGCCTTTGCCCTGATCGGCGTGGTCTTCGGGACCTTCCTGACCCGCTCCCTGTTCACCATCAACAGCTTCATCGCCACCGTGGGCGTGGCCGGGGTCGTGGTCAACGACTCCCTGGTCCTGCTCGATTTCATCAACCGCCTGTACGCCAAGGGGTATGAGCGCGCCGACGCCATCCGCGAGGCCGTGCGCGTGCGCCTGCGGCCTATCCTGCTGACCACCCTGACCACCACCCTGGGCCTGCTGCCCATGGCGCTGGGCATCCCCTACTACTCCGTGGTCTGGGGTACCATGGCCACGACCTTCGTCACCGGCCTGTGCGTGGCCACGGCCATGACCCTGCTGGTCATGCCCATCCTCTGGGACCTGGTCGCCCGGCGCAGGGAGCGCAAGGACCGGAAACGGTCCGTCAGACAGGGTTTTGACGGCCAGAAAGCGCAAGCCGATGAAATTTAG
- a CDS encoding DUF429 domain-containing protein, giving the protein MKFVGVDGCKAGWCAAWVADGRWDVGVYPLFADLWSEHRDAASVLVDIPIGLADNANRTAESLLRERLGPRRASVFNTPARAALHAGSKVAAKEINRKASGKSLSEQSLGIIKKIEEVDLFFAANLGAVEKVFESHPELCFALAGGAPMRYPKRDTPGVLERYEILTRFVPDVRGLLDRVRGMFPASKVAGDDMFDALILAVTGRQGARRMRSLPDPAERDAAGLPMAIWYAEFDK; this is encoded by the coding sequence ATGAAATTCGTGGGCGTGGACGGATGCAAGGCCGGTTGGTGCGCGGCCTGGGTGGCGGACGGCCGGTGGGACGTGGGCGTGTATCCCTTGTTCGCCGACCTGTGGTCCGAGCACCGGGACGCGGCAAGCGTGCTGGTGGACATCCCCATCGGGCTGGCGGACAACGCCAACCGCACAGCAGAGAGCCTGCTCAGGGAACGGCTCGGGCCGAGGCGGGCCAGCGTGTTCAATACGCCTGCCCGCGCCGCGCTCCACGCCGGGTCCAAGGTTGCGGCAAAGGAAATCAACCGGAAAGCTTCCGGTAAGTCTTTATCCGAACAATCATTGGGTATTATAAAAAAAATTGAAGAAGTCGATTTGTTCTTTGCCGCAAATCTTGGGGCTGTGGAGAAGGTGTTCGAATCGCACCCGGAACTGTGCTTCGCCCTGGCCGGGGGAGCGCCCATGCGATACCCCAAGCGGGACACGCCCGGGGTGTTGGAACGGTATGAAATTCTGACGAGGTTCGTGCCGGACGTCCGCGGGCTGCTGGACCGGGTGCGGGGCATGTTTCCGGCATCCAAGGTGGCCGGGGACGACATGTTCGACGCCCTGATCCTGGCCGTGACAGGGCGGCAGGGCGCAAGGCGAATGCGGTCTTTGCCCGACCCTGCGGAGCGTGATGCGGCCGGGCTGCCCATGGCAATCTGGTATGCCGAATTCGACAAGTAA
- the phnL gene encoding phosphonate C-P lyase system protein PhnL → MPTDKTMISVRGLDKTFTLHTQGGTVIPVFSGLSLAVEAGECVALAGSSGAGKSSLICSLYGNYRPQRGSVAIRHEDEMVDITLATPRQVLDIRKKTMGYVSQFLRVVPRVPALDVVAEPLVTLTGDLKGARDRAAFLLKRLNIPSALWSLPPATFSGGEQQRVNIARGFSVEYPVLLLDEPTASLDAENRRVVVGLINEAKARGTAVVGIFHDEEVRDLVADRLFEMRSFKEAA, encoded by the coding sequence CAAGACCATGATTTCCGTTCGCGGCCTGGACAAGACCTTCACCCTGCACACCCAGGGCGGCACGGTCATTCCGGTCTTTTCCGGGCTGAGCCTCGCCGTTGAAGCGGGCGAGTGCGTGGCCCTGGCCGGTTCCTCGGGCGCGGGGAAGTCCTCGCTCATCTGCTCCCTGTACGGCAACTACCGGCCGCAGCGCGGGTCCGTGGCCATCCGCCACGAGGACGAAATGGTCGACATCACCTTGGCCACGCCCCGGCAGGTTCTCGACATCCGCAAGAAAACCATGGGCTACGTCAGCCAGTTCCTGCGCGTGGTGCCGCGCGTCCCGGCCCTGGACGTGGTGGCCGAGCCCCTGGTGACGCTGACCGGCGACCTCAAGGGCGCCCGCGACCGGGCCGCATTCCTGCTCAAACGGCTGAACATCCCGTCCGCCCTGTGGTCCCTGCCTCCGGCCACCTTCTCGGGCGGCGAGCAGCAGCGGGTCAACATCGCGCGCGGCTTCAGCGTGGAATACCCGGTCCTGCTCCTGGACGAGCCCACCGCCTCCCTGGACGCCGAAAACCGGCGGGTGGTGGTCGGACTCATCAACGAGGCCAAGGCGAGGGGCACGGCCGTGGTCGGCATCTTCCACGACGAGGAAGTGCGCGACCTGGTGGCCGACAGACTGTTCGAAATGCGCAGCTTCAAGGAGGCCGCATAA
- a CDS encoding alpha-D-ribose 1-methylphosphonate 5-triphosphate diphosphatase, which produces MDRIIKNARIVLRDEILTGSVKITDGIIQAIEPGPCHATNALDLENDYLLPGFVELHTDNLEQELEPRPGVFWPDPIGAVLAHDNTMAGAGVTTVLDAVSLGEYHDGPNRSEMMRMSLRALSRARATGVLKADHRLHLRCEFSDPKVMDMLLPHIDDPVLMLVSLMDHTPGQRQFTDTDKYRKYYKKGWSDEEFAEIEKRLRATQQACAAGNRERIVSLCRERNLPMASHDDTLAEHIGQAVAEGMAISEFPTTLEAARLAREAGIQIVMGGPNLVRGASHSGNVSARELAEAGLLDIISSDYVPGSLVAGAFALHHRLDFALPEAVARISANPAQAVGLNDRGAIACGLRADLVRVREIEGVPAVLRTWAVGCSGPLEIPAKNAA; this is translated from the coding sequence ATGGACCGCATTATCAAAAACGCGCGCATCGTCCTGCGCGACGAGATACTCACCGGCTCGGTCAAGATCACGGACGGAATCATCCAGGCCATCGAGCCGGGCCCGTGCCACGCGACCAACGCCCTGGACCTGGAAAACGACTATCTCCTGCCCGGCTTCGTGGAGCTGCACACCGACAACCTGGAGCAGGAACTGGAGCCCAGGCCGGGCGTGTTCTGGCCCGACCCCATCGGCGCGGTCCTGGCCCACGACAACACCATGGCGGGCGCGGGCGTGACCACGGTGCTCGACGCGGTGTCTCTGGGCGAATACCACGACGGCCCCAACCGCTCGGAGATGATGCGCATGTCCCTGCGGGCGCTCTCAAGGGCCCGGGCCACCGGGGTGCTCAAGGCGGACCACCGGCTGCACCTGCGCTGCGAATTCTCCGATCCCAAGGTCATGGACATGCTCCTGCCGCACATCGACGACCCGGTCCTCATGCTCGTCTCGCTCATGGACCACACCCCGGGCCAGCGCCAGTTCACGGACACGGACAAGTACCGAAAATATTACAAGAAGGGCTGGAGCGACGAGGAATTCGCCGAAATCGAGAAGCGACTGCGGGCCACCCAGCAGGCGTGCGCCGCAGGCAACCGCGAACGGATCGTCTCCCTGTGCCGAGAACGGAACCTGCCCATGGCCAGCCACGACGACACCCTGGCCGAGCACATCGGCCAGGCCGTGGCCGAGGGCATGGCCATCTCCGAGTTCCCGACCACCCTGGAGGCCGCCCGGTTGGCCCGTGAAGCGGGCATCCAAATCGTCATGGGCGGGCCCAACCTGGTGCGCGGCGCGTCCCATTCGGGCAATGTCTCGGCCCGCGAACTGGCCGAGGCCGGGCTGCTCGACATCATCTCCTCGGACTACGTGCCCGGCAGCTTGGTGGCCGGGGCCTTCGCCCTGCACCACCGTCTGGACTTCGCCCTGCCCGAGGCCGTGGCCCGGATCAGCGCCAACCCGGCCCAGGCCGTGGGGTTGAACGACCGGGGAGCCATAGCCTGCGGGCTGCGCGCGGACCTGGTCCGGGTACGCGAGATCGAGGGCGTGCCCGCCGTGTTACGGACGTGGGCGGTCGGATGTTCCGGACCACTTGAAATACCAGCCAAAAACGCGGCCTGA
- the phnD gene encoding phosphonate ABC transporter substrate-binding protein, which produces MFSKLTKVLMTAALALTVALPGLAFAGPAEWPTTLKLGFIPTEGAADSAKRAKPIAAELEKDLGVKVEIFTASDYNGIITAMANSHIDLAYFGPKSYVEAAEKANAEAVVMELNKDGQPGYTGIIITKKDSGITDMDKAQGKTFAFTDPNSTSGYLVPNVIFARDMKIDPEKYFQEVRFSGSHGASILAVKNGSIQVAATNNIDMDRMIEKGAASLDDFNIIKRSDMIPGAPIAVRKDLPESLKVAIAGSLLKIDDDPEALEILQNGGYRHTSDKDYDMVRYLKRLKAELAKKK; this is translated from the coding sequence ATGTTCTCGAAACTGACCAAAGTGCTCATGACGGCGGCCCTGGCGCTGACCGTGGCCCTGCCCGGCCTGGCCTTCGCCGGACCGGCCGAGTGGCCGACCACCCTGAAGCTCGGCTTCATCCCCACCGAAGGCGCGGCCGACTCCGCCAAGCGCGCCAAGCCCATCGCCGCCGAACTGGAAAAGGACCTCGGCGTCAAGGTCGAGATCTTCACCGCCTCGGACTACAACGGCATCATCACCGCCATGGCCAACAGCCACATCGACCTGGCCTACTTCGGCCCCAAGAGCTACGTGGAGGCCGCTGAAAAGGCCAACGCCGAGGCCGTGGTCATGGAGCTGAACAAGGACGGCCAGCCCGGCTACACCGGCATCATCATCACCAAGAAGGATTCCGGCATCACCGACATGGACAAGGCCCAGGGCAAGACCTTCGCCTTCACCGATCCCAACTCCACCTCCGGCTACCTCGTGCCCAACGTCATCTTCGCCCGCGACATGAAGATCGACCCCGAGAAGTACTTCCAGGAAGTGCGCTTCTCCGGCTCCCACGGCGCGTCCATCCTGGCCGTCAAAAACGGCTCCATCCAGGTGGCCGCCACCAACAACATCGACATGGACCGCATGATCGAGAAGGGCGCCGCCTCCCTGGACGACTTCAACATCATCAAGCGCTCCGACATGATCCCGGGCGCGCCCATCGCCGTGCGCAAGGATCTGCCCGAGAGCCTGAAGGTGGCCATCGCCGGTTCCCTGCTCAAGATCGACGATGACCCCGAGGCCCTGGAAATCCTGCAGAACGGCGGCTACCGCCACACCTCGGACAAGGACTACGACATGGTCCGATACCTCAAGCGTCTCAAGGCCGAACTGGCCAAGAAGAAGTAA
- the phnE gene encoding phosphonate ABC transporter, permease protein PhnE has protein sequence MSHDLTLDQVTPRKSFPRKLALGGLVAIILAVLVASYISTDIDPFKLYAKRQNAFEYLFGRQLNDADKQAAMDQAKRLPAIIAFEESYQAVKAEYAATGRTLDPVAMQREAQKRADARMETMTPADRDRIVQSEYDRIADEKTGGYFPPETAWPHLMEYSKALIETVAIAIWGTLIAFVAAIPMAMFAASNTLELMVQGDGIWQRAVRWFGQFAARRVLDFCRGFNEFVMALIFVAVIGLGPYAGVLALAIHTFGILGKVFSEAIEQIEPGQVEAVTASGAGPAQIMAFSVIPQVMPLVVSYTLLRFESNVRSATILGFVGAGGIGFLMFDKINGYLYREVCTMMIMVIVSVTIIDYLCGILRRKFV, from the coding sequence ATGTCTCATGATCTGACACTCGATCAGGTCACTCCCAGGAAGAGCTTCCCCCGGAAGCTCGCCCTGGGGGGCCTGGTGGCCATCATCCTGGCCGTGCTCGTGGCCTCCTACATCTCCACGGACATCGACCCGTTCAAGCTCTACGCCAAGCGCCAGAACGCCTTCGAGTACCTGTTCGGCAGGCAGCTCAACGACGCGGACAAGCAGGCGGCCATGGACCAGGCCAAGCGGCTGCCCGCGATCATCGCCTTCGAGGAGTCCTACCAGGCGGTCAAGGCGGAATACGCCGCCACCGGCAGAACGCTCGACCCGGTGGCCATGCAGCGCGAGGCCCAAAAACGCGCCGACGCCCGCATGGAGACCATGACCCCGGCGGACCGCGACCGCATCGTGCAGAGCGAATACGACCGCATCGCGGACGAAAAGACCGGCGGCTACTTCCCGCCCGAGACCGCCTGGCCGCACCTCATGGAATACTCCAAGGCGCTCATCGAGACCGTGGCCATCGCCATCTGGGGCACGCTCATCGCCTTTGTGGCGGCCATCCCCATGGCCATGTTCGCGGCCAGCAACACCCTTGAGCTGATGGTCCAGGGCGACGGCATCTGGCAGCGCGCGGTGCGCTGGTTCGGCCAGTTCGCGGCCCGGCGCGTGCTCGACTTCTGCCGCGGGTTCAACGAATTCGTCATGGCCCTGATCTTCGTGGCCGTCATCGGCCTGGGCCCCTACGCGGGCGTCCTGGCCCTGGCCATCCACACCTTCGGCATCCTGGGCAAGGTCTTTTCCGAAGCCATCGAACAGATCGAACCCGGCCAGGTGGAGGCGGTCACCGCCTCGGGCGCGGGCCCGGCCCAGATCATGGCCTTCTCGGTCATCCCGCAGGTCATGCCGCTCGTGGTCAGCTACACCCTGCTGCGCTTCGAATCCAACGTCCGCTCGGCCACCATCCTCGGCTTCGTGGGCGCGGGCGGCATCGGCTTCCTCATGTTCGACAAGATCAACGGCTACCTCTACCGCGAAGTCTGCACCATGATGATCATGGTCATCGTCTCCGTGACCATCATCGACTACCTCTGCGGCATCCTGCGCAGAAAGTTCGTGTAG
- the phnC gene encoding phosphonate ABC transporter ATP-binding protein, which produces MKSIDIRNRQHREAIQAKELSKVYPNGTVALRDVSVTVNANDFCVIIGLSGAGKSTLLRCMNRLIRPTQGSIALFGEDVTRVNGGQLRQVRRRVGMIFQQFNLVRRLTVIENVLVGRLRFNAHPVKRCLSMFRQFSKAEREFAFDCLRQVGIGDLAFRRADALSGGQQQRVAIARALAQEPEVFLADEPIASLDPRSSETVMQILARIHEDKGIPVLVNLHHIDFAQRYGKRILGMSKGELIFDGTARDLDAETVSCIYGDKAEEALEELSAA; this is translated from the coding sequence ATGAAATCCATCGATATCCGCAACCGCCAGCACCGCGAGGCCATCCAGGCCAAGGAGCTGAGCAAGGTCTACCCCAACGGCACCGTGGCCCTGAGGGACGTGTCCGTGACGGTCAACGCGAACGACTTCTGTGTCATCATCGGCCTGTCCGGGGCGGGCAAGTCCACGCTGCTGCGCTGCATGAACCGGCTGATCCGCCCGACCCAGGGGTCCATCGCCCTGTTCGGCGAGGACGTCACCCGGGTCAACGGCGGGCAGCTCAGGCAGGTGCGTCGCCGCGTGGGCATGATCTTCCAGCAGTTCAACCTGGTCCGCCGCCTGACCGTGATCGAAAACGTGCTCGTCGGGCGGCTGCGCTTCAACGCCCACCCGGTCAAGCGCTGCCTGTCCATGTTCCGCCAGTTCTCCAAGGCCGAGCGGGAGTTCGCCTTCGACTGCCTGCGGCAGGTGGGCATCGGGGACCTGGCCTTTCGCCGGGCCGACGCCCTGTCCGGCGGCCAGCAGCAGCGCGTGGCCATCGCCCGCGCCCTGGCCCAGGAGCCCGAGGTCTTCCTGGCCGACGAGCCCATCGCCAGCCTCGACCCGCGCAGCTCGGAGACGGTCATGCAGATCCTGGCCAGGATCCACGAGGACAAGGGCATTCCGGTGCTCGTGAACCTGCACCACATCGATTTCGCCCAGCGCTACGGCAAGCGCATCCTGGGCATGTCCAAGGGCGAACTGATCTTTGACGGCACGGCCCGCGACCTGGACGCCGAGACCGTGTCGTGCATCTACGGCGACAAGGCGGAAGAGGCCCTGGAAGAGCTCTCCGCCGCCTGA
- a CDS encoding ChaN family lipoprotein, producing the protein MIEHILRTVRQGVLCLCLPGLILTLGACVRNTPETRPDAIGDAPMPVTFLPQQGEFISRYGQPLSLKEVAAMAKGYDYILIGEGHRNPVDHKVQQALLDALSGNGDGLSLGLEMVGVDRQQELDDYCKGQVSLDGLPEELDWSENWGYDFGLFRDHFAIAKRNGVPVAGLNVPSTVVRKITKDGLDGLSDEEKALLPREIMPPATDQRAFLNAVMAMHKNKNAKDEQERERFYLVQSIWDSKMAEEAVRLRRQFDWPVLVVAGAGHVEYGWGIAKRIRWFDPAARILTVMPWRGGEFDSEAGDVFFYSPDTYRSRMGMVLSGQADGILVESVSRGSRADRAGLRPGDLLTEASGIPLEGLFSLHMAGTRVHDADEPLVFTVLRGGKTFTADLGKLGKPRSKAEPKAEPKPEATPETAPQADHKPPVPPTAEAR; encoded by the coding sequence ATGATCGAGCACATATTGCGGACCGTGCGTCAGGGCGTGTTGTGCCTTTGCCTGCCGGGCCTGATTCTGACTCTGGGCGCGTGCGTGAGGAATACGCCCGAGACGCGGCCCGACGCCATCGGGGACGCGCCCATGCCCGTGACCTTCCTGCCGCAGCAGGGCGAGTTCATCTCCAGGTATGGACAACCGCTGAGCCTGAAAGAGGTCGCCGCCATGGCAAAGGGTTACGACTACATCCTCATTGGCGAGGGGCACCGCAACCCGGTGGACCACAAGGTACAGCAAGCGTTGTTGGACGCGCTGTCCGGCAACGGCGACGGGCTGTCCCTGGGGCTGGAGATGGTCGGCGTGGACCGGCAACAGGAGCTGGATGATTACTGCAAGGGGCAGGTGAGCCTGGACGGACTGCCCGAGGAGCTCGATTGGTCCGAGAACTGGGGCTATGATTTCGGGCTGTTCCGCGACCATTTCGCCATTGCCAAGCGCAACGGCGTACCCGTGGCCGGGCTGAATGTGCCCTCAACGGTGGTGCGCAAAATCACCAAGGACGGCCTGGACGGACTGAGCGACGAGGAAAAGGCGCTGCTGCCCAGGGAGATCATGCCGCCCGCCACGGACCAGCGCGCCTTCCTGAACGCGGTCATGGCCATGCACAAGAACAAGAACGCCAAGGACGAACAAGAGCGCGAGCGGTTCTATCTGGTCCAGTCCATCTGGGACTCCAAGATGGCGGAAGAGGCCGTGCGGCTGCGCAGACAGTTCGACTGGCCCGTGCTGGTGGTGGCCGGGGCCGGGCACGTGGAATACGGCTGGGGCATCGCCAAGCGCATCCGCTGGTTCGACCCGGCGGCGCGCATCCTGACCGTCATGCCGTGGCGGGGAGGGGAGTTCGACTCCGAGGCCGGGGACGTGTTCTTCTATTCGCCGGACACCTACCGCTCGCGCATGGGCATGGTCCTGTCCGGCCAGGCGGACGGCATCCTGGTGGAGTCCGTGTCGCGCGGCTCCAGAGCGGACCGGGCCGGACTGCGCCCCGGCGACCTGCTGACCGAGGCCTCGGGCATCCCGCTTGAGGGGCTGTTCAGCCTGCACATGGCCGGAACCAGGGTGCACGACGCGGACGAACCGCTGGTCTTCACGGTCCTGCGCGGCGGCAAGACCTTCACCGCCGACCTGGGCAAACTCGGGAAGCCCAGGTCCAAGGCCGAGCCCAAGGCGGAACCCAAGCCCGAAGCGACGCCCGAGACCGCGCCCCAGGCCGACCACAAGCCCCCTGTACCCCCGACGGCGGAGGCCCGATAG